One window from the genome of Nitrosospira multiformis encodes:
- the der gene encoding ribosome biogenesis GTPase Der: protein MKPTLVLVGRPNVGKSTLFNRLTRSRDAIVADIPGLTRDRHYGHGRLGDKPYLVVDTGGFEPMVKEGILHEMAKQTRQAVDEADRVLFIVDGRTGLAPHDKVIAEQLRKTGREIILVVNKAEGMASSVVTAEFHELGLGEPCAISAAHGDNVNELVELALADFPLPQEEEKEDRHPKIAIVGRPNVGKSTLVNTLLGEERVIAFDQPGTTRDSIYIDFHRNGRPYTLIDTAGLRRRGKVFETVEKFSVVKTLQSVEDANVVVLVLDAGNEISDQDAHIAGFILETGRALVVAVNKWDGLDNYQRDTIKNDIARKLAFLLNFAKLHYISALRGSGMKGLLPSIDAAYAAAMANLSTPKLTRALLAAVEKQQPPRAGLSRPKLRYAHQGGSNPPLIVIHGSALDKVPETYQRYLENTFRETFRLEGTPLRVVFRSGRNPYAEKSPAPLSEAEAKRAHRRRMVGRKKYG, encoded by the coding sequence ATGAAACCCACCCTAGTACTGGTCGGGCGGCCCAATGTCGGCAAATCAACGCTTTTTAATCGCCTGACCCGCAGCCGTGACGCCATTGTGGCGGATATTCCGGGGTTGACGCGGGATCGCCATTACGGCCATGGCAGGCTGGGCGATAAGCCCTACCTGGTAGTCGACACCGGTGGCTTTGAGCCGATGGTGAAGGAAGGCATTTTGCATGAGATGGCCAAGCAGACTCGACAAGCGGTGGATGAAGCGGATAGGGTGCTGTTTATCGTCGATGGCAGAACCGGTTTGGCGCCGCATGATAAGGTAATTGCGGAGCAACTGCGTAAAACGGGACGCGAAATCATACTGGTGGTGAATAAAGCCGAAGGCATGGCGTCATCCGTTGTCACCGCCGAATTTCACGAACTGGGTCTGGGGGAACCCTGTGCGATCTCCGCCGCGCACGGCGACAATGTGAACGAGCTGGTGGAACTGGCGTTAGCGGATTTTCCACTGCCGCAAGAAGAAGAAAAAGAGGACAGGCACCCAAAAATTGCTATTGTGGGGCGTCCCAACGTTGGCAAATCCACGCTGGTGAATACGCTGCTGGGCGAGGAACGCGTCATTGCGTTTGATCAGCCAGGTACCACCCGCGACAGTATCTATATTGACTTTCACCGCAACGGACGTCCGTATACGTTGATCGACACCGCCGGTTTGCGCCGTCGCGGCAAGGTATTTGAGACCGTGGAAAAATTCTCGGTGGTCAAGACCTTGCAGTCGGTGGAAGATGCCAATGTGGTGGTGCTGGTGTTGGACGCGGGAAACGAAATTTCCGACCAGGATGCACACATCGCCGGGTTCATCCTGGAAACGGGGCGCGCGCTGGTGGTGGCCGTTAACAAATGGGACGGTCTGGACAATTATCAGCGCGATACCATCAAGAACGATATTGCCCGGAAACTCGCTTTTTTACTGAATTTCGCTAAACTCCACTATATCTCGGCATTGCGAGGCAGCGGCATGAAAGGACTGCTCCCATCGATTGATGCGGCTTATGCGGCCGCGATGGCAAATCTATCTACCCCCAAACTTACCCGCGCCCTGTTGGCGGCAGTCGAGAAGCAGCAGCCACCGCGCGCCGGCTTATCACGTCCCAAGCTTCGTTATGCCCATCAGGGCGGCTCCAACCCGCCATTGATTGTGATCCATGGCAGTGCCCTCGATAAGGTTCCCGAAACTTATCAGCGCTATCTTGAAAACACTTTTCGCGAAACCTTTCGGCTGGAAGGTACACCGTTGCGGGTTGTATTCAGGTCGGGTCGAAATCCCTACGCTGAAAAAAGTCCGGCACCCCTCAGCGAAGCGGAAGCAAAACGTGCTCACCGCCGCCGTATGGTTGGCCGGAAAAAATATGGTTAG
- the bamB gene encoding outer membrane protein assembly factor BamB produces the protein MIRRHILLLVPLLAFSGCVSLIDMARDIARDLADIDVAGISGGLLGGETFEMSPEQAAQLKTIPGARPLWQNGIEESKALGFMPVYENGAVYAASMDGFLVRFDPVTGKQAGNVNTRHKLSGGVGAGDGMLLVGTLKGEVLTYGSKDGKALWTAQVSTEVLSPPRADSGTVVVRTGDGRIFSLDAGSGKRKWIYQGATPSLTVRSYAGVLISQGMVFAGFAGGKLVAINLANGAVTWEAVVSRPRGATELERMTDVTSLPVADEQQICAVAYQGRVACFEIANGTQIWARDASSSAGLAMNDHYIYVSDVQGAVVAYNKKDGTSIWKQDMLKGVQLSPPLIRDEHVVVGDSLGYVNLIRNDTGSIVARSATDGSAIVARPVSLPNGFVVQTMKGGLYAFGM, from the coding sequence ATGATTCGACGGCATATCCTGCTGCTGGTGCCGCTGTTGGCATTTTCCGGATGTGTGAGTCTCATTGATATGGCGCGCGACATTGCGCGTGACTTGGCGGATATCGATGTGGCGGGTATCAGCGGCGGGCTCCTTGGAGGCGAGACCTTTGAGATGAGCCCGGAACAGGCTGCCCAATTAAAGACAATTCCGGGAGCGCGCCCATTGTGGCAGAACGGCATTGAGGAAAGTAAGGCGCTGGGATTTATGCCGGTATACGAGAATGGCGCCGTTTATGCCGCCAGTATGGATGGGTTCCTGGTGCGTTTTGATCCTGTTACGGGCAAACAAGCGGGAAATGTCAATACCAGGCATAAATTGTCGGGTGGCGTGGGTGCGGGTGACGGAATGTTACTGGTTGGGACCCTCAAAGGCGAGGTTCTGACATATGGCAGCAAAGATGGTAAAGCCCTGTGGACGGCCCAAGTATCCACCGAAGTGTTAAGTCCGCCGCGAGCGGATAGCGGCACAGTAGTGGTGCGCACTGGAGATGGCCGTATTTTCAGTCTGGATGCCGGCAGCGGTAAACGTAAGTGGATATACCAGGGCGCAACGCCATCCCTGACGGTTCGGAGCTATGCCGGTGTACTGATCTCGCAAGGGATGGTATTCGCCGGATTCGCGGGCGGAAAACTGGTGGCGATAAATCTGGCAAACGGCGCGGTAACGTGGGAGGCGGTGGTATCGCGGCCACGGGGTGCGACAGAACTGGAGCGGATGACGGATGTCACCAGCCTGCCAGTGGCTGACGAACAGCAGATATGCGCTGTCGCTTATCAGGGACGCGTTGCCTGTTTTGAGATCGCTAATGGTACTCAGATTTGGGCGCGAGACGCGTCGAGCAGCGCGGGTCTCGCCATGAATGATCATTACATCTACGTGAGCGACGTTCAAGGCGCGGTGGTAGCTTACAATAAAAAGGATGGCACCAGTATCTGGAAACAGGATATGCTCAAGGGCGTCCAATTATCTCCCCCGCTCATTCGGGATGAGCATGTGGTGGTGGGGGATTCTCTAGGCTATGTAAATCTCATCAGGAATGACACCGGTAGTATTGTCGCTCGATCCGCCACTGACGGGAGCGCCATCGTTGCCCGTCCCGTATCTCTGCCTAATGGTTTCGTGGTGCAGACCATGAAAGGCGGGCTTTATGCTTTCGGTATGTAA
- the apaG gene encoding Co2+/Mg2+ efflux protein ApaG, translating into MAESKKYEIIVTVHTTYLPEQSDEALDRYVFAYTIMLANTGTVAAQLISRHWIIADGTGGVQEVRGLGVVGEQPLLKPGDSFEYTSGTAISTPVGSMKGSYQMVAEDGLRFDATIPEFILSVPRVLH; encoded by the coding sequence ATGGCTGAAAGTAAAAAATATGAGATTATTGTAACGGTTCACACTACCTACCTCCCGGAACAATCGGACGAAGCGCTCGACCGTTACGTTTTCGCGTATACCATTATGCTTGCCAATACCGGCACGGTCGCGGCGCAGCTCATCAGCCGCCACTGGATTATTGCAGATGGAACGGGCGGCGTGCAGGAGGTACGGGGACTGGGAGTGGTTGGCGAGCAGCCGCTCCTAAAACCCGGCGACAGTTTCGAGTATACAAGTGGTACCGCCATTTCCACGCCGGTTGGGTCGATGAAAGGCAGCTATCAAATGGTGGCTGAAGACGGTCTGCGCTTTGATGCAACCATTCCTGAATTCATCTTGAGTGTACCAAGGGTATTGCATTAA
- a CDS encoding tetratricopeptide repeat protein has protein sequence MATYDLEEQEKIDGLKSWWEAYGTLVIIIVAILIAGMGGQQAWKYYKAQQTQQAAELYASLLQVEASGDPKKISDASHLLMEGFPASGYAARAALISARASLEGGDMQNAKSRFQWVLDNAKEEELKDLVRLRLAGISLDEKKYDDAVRLLDTKHGESFDGLYADLKGDVLTSAGKVPEARAAYQMALDKLGKKGTYHSIVQMKLDALAEGK, from the coding sequence ATGGCGACCTATGATCTGGAAGAGCAGGAAAAAATTGATGGGCTTAAATCCTGGTGGGAAGCCTATGGCACGCTGGTGATTATAATTGTGGCGATTTTGATTGCAGGCATGGGTGGCCAGCAGGCATGGAAATACTATAAGGCGCAACAGACTCAGCAGGCAGCGGAACTATATGCCTCGCTGTTGCAAGTCGAGGCAAGTGGTGATCCCAAGAAAATTAGCGATGCCTCACATTTGCTGATGGAAGGCTTTCCCGCCAGTGGCTACGCGGCGCGTGCCGCATTGATTTCGGCACGTGCGAGTCTCGAGGGGGGCGACATGCAAAATGCCAAAAGCCGTTTTCAGTGGGTGCTGGATAATGCCAAGGAAGAAGAGTTGAAGGATCTTGTGCGGTTGCGGTTGGCAGGCATATCCCTGGACGAGAAAAAATACGACGATGCCGTGAGGCTGCTGGATACCAAGCATGGTGAATCTTTTGATGGCCTTTATGCGGATCTCAAAGGCGATGTCCTTACTTCGGCGGGTAAGGTTCCCGAAGCACGTGCCGCTTATCAAATGGCACTCGACAAGCTGGGTAAAAAAGGTACCTATCATAGTATCGTTCAAATGAAGTTGGATGCCCTGGCGGAAGGTAAATAG
- the rpe gene encoding ribulose-phosphate 3-epimerase, with protein MANYRIAPSILSANFAKLGEEITAVIDSGADIIHFDVMDNHYVPNLTIGPLVCEAIRPLTQAIIDVHLMVEPVDRIVPDFAKAGANIISFHPEASRHIDRTIGLIKEQGCKAGLVFNPATPLYYLDHVLDKLDLVLIMSVNPGFGGQKFIPEALEKLKAVRKRIDATGKDIMLEIDGGVKVDNIAEIARAGADTFVAGSAIYGAGKDSDPHRYDTVVAALRAELAKA; from the coding sequence ATGGCTAATTATCGCATTGCTCCGAGCATTCTTTCCGCAAATTTTGCCAAGCTGGGCGAGGAAATCACCGCCGTTATCGATTCAGGTGCGGATATCATCCATTTTGATGTGATGGATAATCACTACGTGCCTAATCTCACCATTGGCCCGCTCGTGTGTGAAGCAATCCGTCCCCTGACCCAGGCGATTATTGATGTGCATCTGATGGTTGAGCCGGTTGACCGCATTGTTCCGGACTTTGCCAAGGCTGGCGCCAATATTATTTCCTTTCACCCGGAAGCGTCCAGGCATATCGACCGCACCATCGGGCTCATCAAGGAACAGGGCTGCAAAGCAGGGTTGGTATTCAATCCCGCGACGCCTTTATATTATCTTGATCATGTGCTGGATAAACTGGATCTGGTGCTGATCATGTCGGTAAACCCCGGTTTCGGTGGGCAGAAATTCATCCCTGAAGCACTGGAAAAATTAAAAGCGGTGCGCAAACGCATTGATGCAACCGGCAAAGACATCATGCTGGAGATTGATGGCGGCGTAAAGGTGGATAACATCGCCGAGATTGCCCGCGCCGGGGCCGACACTTTCGTGGCGGGTTCCGCCATTTATGGCGCAGGCAAGGACAGCGATCCGCACCGCTATGATACGGTAGTCGCAGCGTTGCGGGCCGAGCTGGCGAAAGCTTGA